The Augochlora pura isolate Apur16 chromosome 4, APUR_v2.2.1, whole genome shotgun sequence genome segment TCGTATATACACTATTTGCAAAGATCATCATTTCCATATCATCCAAAGCAACGTAATAATATACTTTACagtttttactgtaatatcaAGCTtccaaatttctattttcaattatcaGAAATGCTTGCTTTAAGAAATTTGTCTAACTACTTGTAGGAGTAGAAGAGGAAGCAACCCTAGTGAGAACCTACTAAACCCCGAAGACAGTATCACAAATAAGATCCGCAGGATATTGTACCTTCGATCATCCATTCGCCGGAGGCACCCCAACCAGTGCACACTCCGAAGTAACCGATTCCGAACGGGTCGGGATCGGTATACGTGAGGAATGCGCTCGGTTCGCCTTCCTTGCCCACGGAGATAGCACCGTCGCCCCATCTGAAACAATTATCGTGTGAGTAATCATTCTAGTGACTAACAAAATCACTTAATACTATCTAACATCAAACTGGTCATCCTCATTTCCCGTGgactataattttctattcgaacgtacaatttttaaacgaaagatAGTTATTTATCAAGCGCGTTTCTCTACCCCGATTCTCGTAATTACgtcattgtaatattttctacccAGCCACACCTATGGGCATACGGATGACTTTGTTTCTATAACTTTTTTGATTGCATGATCTTGATCAATCGTACTTCCGAGAGTCTCAATTACAGAAATGATAGTGCCCTGCCTTGGAGACTTGAACGCGTGGTGAACCACGACCGGCCGCTGGAGGCCGACCTTAGAGCCTCCCGAACTATCCGTGCCTCTCGCTCTAGAAGCTATCGATGTCGAATGTTTATTAATGTACGGCTCACCTGATCCAAAAACCGCGGAATTCATCGGCACTTAATATACCAGGTGTCTCGGCTTCCGCGGCTTCGGGTTTCGTTCTATTCTTGCGAATCACGGATTTGCCATTGTTCCATCCACCGATGAAAACCTGATACGTTAACAAACACCATTGTTATTGCtgcaattgttattattatcgttttattGGAACATTGTTGTCTCGTTTACCTCGTACATGGGTTCTCCCTCCTCGGGGCCGGTGGTGAGAGCAACGTGGGCATCGTTGGCTGCCTTTACCCGGAACTGAACCTGACCGGTTGTGACGGGGTAGAATCTGTACTCCAATTTGTCCTCGGTAGAGAGTGCTGTCGacagaaaattacaatattaatcgatattactatataaagttaatgtttgttaatatttttatagccgGGCTAATATAAATGGtttttaacataataataataataataataataataatagtggaGGATGTTAGCTAGAGGATTCGGTCGATACAAAGGTGTAGagaattcgaagaaaatttcaaagGGCAGGAGAATTTTTGACCCGAGGTCTCATCAATCTTCGAGGGAGGAATCCGTACACAAAATCCCCCGACAGATGCAAGCCAGCTGCCCTAGTTTAAGTTCCTGAAGTCTGAAAAGCTACTTGGATCGATCTTCGCGGCTACGTGTCATCATCGAACACGAAAGCCGATCGAACGTAGCTGCATTCTGCTAAAGCGAAGTTACGTAACTATtgctttcaatattatatcgcGCTTCAGTctcttataatattaataacgacgCCAAAAAAGTAAGTACACCATTGCAGTAGCTACAACTATAAACGATTTAACaaactgtaaatttatttatatataacgtatactacattaatttattccattcAATGATTCTAGCATTAATGCACTGTTCTGCTTGGGGAAGAATGAATTTACCGTGCgacattttaaatgaaaaatctccTGATTCGAAAAAGTCAAggatgcataaaatgcacgaTTTGATTATGACGAATGGGTTTTCTTCGGCGAATACTTTCCGGTAGGGGTGGTAACGACCACCCCCCTCCGGGGACAATAAGGTCAATTTACCGCGAGAAACGAGCAAAcaggacgatttttattcgacgaaacTGGGGCAACGTTTTTTCAACAGAACGTCTAGACGTTTCGACGCCGGTCTGATGATACAGCGAACGAAAGTAGGACAATGCAGGACTCTCGCATCGATCAATATCCCGACGGCCGCGATAATTACGCGTCTAGATCACGTCCAGCGCGATTAGAAATCTTCGCCGATGATCTCGACACAGTCGATAAAACGTCTGCGAGCCTAACGGACTTGGAGCTCGAAGGACGAGAGTGCCGGGACGATGATTTCATACTCGATTACGGCATTCCTGGACCTTcgcgaagaataaaaattgtctgcgccTATTGCGAAACGTGGAAACAACGattgaaatgtaatttctttcGATCGACCTAATCGTTGTTTGCATTGTCAAGAGGTTTCGGTGAAAGCAAAATATCTTGTCAaacagtgaaataatttatcctGATTAATATCGGACTGAAAGATTGTTATTAGACCTGCAATTAATTTAGAGCTTCGTGAATGGGGAGAAAAGATCAATGAACACGGCGACTGTTGCGAAATAGGAAACCATGGAATTAGTTGCAAGTTCACCGTCTCTCGATCCTTCCTATTTCTAGTCCGCGAACAATTTATGGTCGCGAGCTGATTGTCTCCAATTAAACCGGCGGGTTTCCTTCGCGGGCAAAAATGGAAtgtcgacgtcgacgagtCGGACGCCTCGcgtcttctttttcctttcgcGTTCGGTTCGGAAACGCCGGCTGCAAACGATTCCGCGCGACCATAAATTCCAGttgctcgcgacgcgacgcatcGAATCAACGACGCTCCCTAAATACTGGGACACTGATTGTTAAATACCCGTTTTTACGATCGAACGTTCCAGCGGTGAACGTTGTCGCGATCAACTTTTTTTACGGCATCGTCATGGGACGGGAGTCGCGCAGCGCACGTGCGGCCGACGATGGTCGccggtagaaaaaaaaaacagcagtCGATTTGTATTCGAAAGAAGCCAAGACGTTCGGGACGACTCACGGGAGGACGCCTCCCATCCATCGACAATTCGTTGCAACCTAAATATTTACCTGAGGGATTGAGCAGAGACCGCAGATGACGCCCGACGTCCGTGAAGATGAATATCAACACTAGTATAGCAAACTTCAGTAAAAAGTTCTTTGGTAACACGTCACGACAAAAGTCTGATAGCCTACGATCGCGAGAGCCCATTATAACG includes the following:
- the LOC144468808 gene encoding uncharacterized protein LOC144468808 isoform X4 — its product is MGSRDRRLSDFCRDVLPKNFLLKFAILVLIFIFTDVGRHLRSLLNPSALSTEDKLEYRFYPVTTGQVQFRVKAANDAHVALTTGPEEGEPMYEVFIGGWNNGKSVIRKNRTKPEAAEAETPGILSADEFRGFWIRWGDGAISVGKEGEPSAFLTYTDPDPFGIGYFGVCTGWGASGEWMIEDATSPSAPPPPVQDLEVGGRFEECWCDATGGIVPGNAVEGGNDEEVLFVGRAFHEGALLPGKIKPSHSVCYVAWGGQEHGKSDYQVLCGCSPKWVPTSGNNIPPNAIPGGETEDGEPLYVGRVQHEGTLTVGKVQPSHSVCYIPFGGAEVAFPDYEILVSQ
- the LOC144468808 gene encoding uncharacterized protein LOC144468808 isoform X3 translates to MGSRDRRLSDFCRDVLPKNFLLKFAILVLIFIFTDVGRHLRSLLNPSALSTEDKLEYRFYPVTTGQVQFRVKAANDAHVALTTGPEEGEPMYEVFIGGWNNGKSVIRKNRTKPEAAEAETPGILSADEFRGFWIRWGDGAISVGKEGEPSAFLTYTDPDPFGIGYFGVCTGWGASGEWMIEAICIGDHDRYATSPSAPPPPVQDLEVGGRFEECWCDATGGIVPGNAVEGGNDEEVLFVGRAFHEGALLPGKIKPSHSVCYVAWGGQEHGKSDYQVLCGCSPKWVPTSGNNIPPNAIPGGETEDGEPLYVGRVQHEGTLTVGKVQPSHSVCYIPFGGAEVAFPDYEILVSQ